From Lutra lutra chromosome 14, mLutLut1.2, whole genome shotgun sequence, a single genomic window includes:
- the LOC125084404 gene encoding basic proline-rich protein-like — MPAAQPPPAPPPPPRRGPHTAGPDPGCEEGRRPAPPPPSPTRGLPAGAAAAAGQGWRRPGRAARPSGRGSPQPAAAGPPPELPARPLTCSPPPSGPSARRAAAAARPGPLSPPPLEAAGGTIRCDSARPPRLPPPASRPGFRLSRPRGPGAPRSPRAHLPDARPALAPPGGPPAPRSQRGRRSEGLWQGKLRHGSQDPAPAARWSLGPACRLGSVRVPGRTRPSSLEKRRNSSERRPAGFLSVVRASPSPARGSFPHSRQSWRPLLSVPFFPEESLSRDSSDEQQNARTGQG, encoded by the coding sequence ATGCCGGCCGCccagcctccccccgccccccccccgccaccccgacGGGGACCTCACACGGCCGGACCTGACCCGGGCTGCGAGGAGGGCCGGCGCCCTGCGCCTCCTCCCCCGTCCCCCACCCGGGGGCTCCCGGCCGGGGCAGCGGCCGCCGCGGGGCAAGGGTGGCGCAGGCCCGGCCGCGCGGCGCGTCCCTCCGGGCGCGGGTCCCCTCAGCCCGCCGCAGCGGGTCCGCCACCCGAGCTCCCTGCCCGGCCCCTGACCTGCTCTCCGCCGCCCAGCGGTCCCTCGGCGCGGCGGGCAGCTGCGGCCGCCCGTCCCGGGCCGCTGTCACCTCCGCCCCTGGAAGCGGCGGGCGGGACGATCCGGTGTGACTCAGCGCGGCCgccccgcctcccgcctcccgcctcccgccCAGGCTTCCGCCTCTCGCGGCCGCGCGGCCCGGGGGCTCCTCGGTCCCCGCGCGCCCACCTCCCGGACGCCCGCCCCGCGCTCGCGCCCCCTGGCGGCCCGCCCGCCCCGCGGAGTCAGAGGGGGCGGCGCTCGGAGGGCCTCTggcaggggaaactgaggcacgggtcCCAGGACCCGGCGCCCGCCGCTCGCTGGTCGTTGGGCCCTGCGTGCCGCCTGGGCTCAGTGCGAGTCCCCGGCCGCACACGGCCTTCCAGCCTAGAAAAAAGGCGAAATTCCTCTGAGCGAAGGCCCGCTGGGTTCCTGTCGGTGGTGcgggcctccccctcccccgcccgagGCAGTTTTCCTCACAGCAGGCAGAGTTGGCGTCCGCTCCTGTCCGTCCCATTTTTCCCTGAGGAGAGTCTCTCCCGGGACAGCTCTGACGAACAACAGAATGCGAGAACTGGTCAGGGCTGA